The Methylobacterium sp. PvR107 genome contains a region encoding:
- a CDS encoding DMT family transporter, which translates to MNPYLILGLAIGAEVTATLALKAADGLTRPGPTLIVAVGYGTALWLMSTSMDMLPIGVVYAIWSGVGMIGAALGGAWLYGEAISPTMLAGIAVIAVGVTILAAGQGQH; encoded by the coding sequence ATGAATCCGTACCTGATCCTCGGGCTCGCCATCGGCGCGGAGGTCACCGCCACCCTGGCGCTGAAGGCAGCCGACGGCCTGACGCGGCCGGGGCCGACGCTGATCGTGGCGGTCGGCTACGGCACCGCCCTGTGGCTGATGTCGACCAGCATGGACATGCTGCCGATCGGCGTCGTCTACGCGATCTGGTCAGGCGTCGGCATGATCGGCGCGGCGCTCGGCGGCGCGTGGCTCTACGGCGAGGCGATCAGCCCGACGATGCTGGCGGGCATCGCGGTGATCGCCGTGGGCGTCACCATCCTGGCCGCCGGCCAGGGCCAGCACTGA
- a CDS encoding TonB-dependent receptor codes for MSRPSALSALAAFAALTSATSAQDRPGLVSGAETQLEEISVTAEPTAATRLGLSASAGYVGGTTGIGGPLLPVDSASAGVITGAQLKSRPVTRPGEALEAVPGLIVTQHSGEGKANQYFLRGFNLDHGTDIAISVDGMPVNMRTHAHGQGYADLNFLIPELVGAVEFHKGPYFVRDGDFASAGSVRIDYLDTTAKNVALTSIGSFGYKRALSITTVPLGEGNLLLAGEAQVYDGPWVVPDALRKINGVARYSQGTALDGFSITGMAYAARWTATNQIPERAVVSGQLGRYGTINPTDGGNTSRFSLSGRFSATDETGVTRASAYLIRYQMNLFNDFTYFLNDPVSGDQFHQLDQRILGGGEVLHIFQGDLFGRPLEVEIGAQTRTDSIRVGLFNTTLRQYRSGVLDDRVLESSGALYLDTRVRWTEWLRTSVGVRADGYFADIRSDTPANSGKATDGIVNPKLGLVLGPWFDTELYMNYGGGFHSNDARGVTATVDPASPLFTLTRSPFLVPSTGYEVGLRNRSLSGLETSLALFRLDFASENIFQGDTGTTEPSRPTRRFGVEWTNRYAVTPWLALEGDLTITNARFSSYDPVGNRVPEAPTTIASAGVTFGEPLGWFGSLRLRYFGPRPLIEDNAIRSRATALVNGRIGYAFDNGLSVSLDVLNLTNSKSDQITYAYVARLPGEPAEGLIDRVFHPVEPTAVRLTIAGRF; via the coding sequence GTGTCCCGTCCGTCCGCGCTTTCAGCCCTCGCTGCCTTCGCAGCGCTGACCTCCGCGACATCAGCCCAGGACCGGCCCGGCCTCGTCTCCGGCGCCGAGACGCAGCTCGAAGAAATCTCCGTGACCGCCGAGCCGACGGCCGCCACACGGCTCGGATTGTCGGCGAGTGCCGGCTATGTCGGCGGCACGACCGGGATCGGAGGCCCGCTGCTCCCCGTGGACTCGGCCAGCGCCGGCGTGATCACGGGCGCGCAGCTCAAAAGCCGGCCGGTGACGCGCCCCGGCGAGGCGCTGGAGGCGGTGCCGGGGCTGATCGTCACCCAGCATAGCGGGGAGGGGAAGGCCAACCAGTACTTCCTGCGCGGCTTCAACCTCGACCACGGCACCGACATCGCCATCAGCGTCGACGGCATGCCGGTGAACATGCGCACCCACGCCCACGGGCAGGGCTACGCCGACCTCAACTTCCTGATCCCGGAGCTCGTCGGCGCCGTGGAGTTCCACAAGGGGCCGTACTTCGTGCGCGACGGCGACTTCGCCTCCGCGGGCTCGGTGCGGATCGACTACCTCGACACGACCGCCAAGAACGTCGCCCTGACCTCGATCGGCTCGTTCGGCTACAAGCGGGCCCTGTCGATCACAACCGTGCCGCTCGGGGAGGGCAACCTCCTCCTGGCAGGCGAAGCCCAGGTCTACGATGGGCCCTGGGTGGTTCCGGACGCGCTGCGCAAAATCAACGGGGTGGCCCGCTACAGCCAGGGTACGGCGCTGGATGGGTTCTCGATCACCGGCATGGCCTACGCGGCCCGCTGGACCGCCACCAACCAGATCCCGGAGCGCGCCGTCGTCTCGGGCCAGCTCGGTCGATACGGGACGATCAACCCCACGGATGGGGGCAACACGAGCCGCTTCTCGCTCTCGGGGCGATTTAGCGCGACCGACGAGACCGGCGTGACGCGGGCCTCGGCCTACCTGATCCGCTATCAGATGAACCTGTTCAACGACTTCACCTACTTCCTCAACGATCCCGTCAGCGGCGACCAGTTCCACCAACTCGACCAGCGCATCCTCGGCGGCGGCGAGGTGCTGCACATCTTCCAGGGCGACCTGTTCGGCCGGCCGCTGGAGGTCGAAATCGGCGCGCAGACGCGAACGGATTCGATCCGGGTCGGCCTGTTCAACACCACCCTCCGGCAGTACCGCTCAGGCGTGCTCGACGACCGGGTGCTGGAATCGAGCGGCGCGCTGTACCTGGACACACGGGTGCGCTGGACCGAGTGGCTGCGCACGAGCGTGGGCGTGCGCGCCGACGGCTACTTCGCCGATATCCGCTCGGACACGCCGGCCAATTCGGGCAAGGCGACCGACGGGATCGTCAATCCGAAGCTCGGGCTCGTGCTCGGTCCGTGGTTCGACACCGAGCTCTACATGAATTACGGCGGCGGCTTCCACTCGAACGACGCGCGCGGCGTCACCGCCACGGTGGATCCCGCGAGCCCCCTGTTCACCCTCACCCGCTCGCCGTTCCTGGTGCCGTCCACGGGCTACGAGGTGGGCCTGCGCAACCGCTCGCTCAGCGGGCTTGAGACGAGCCTCGCCCTGTTCCGGCTCGACTTCGCGTCCGAGAACATCTTCCAGGGCGATACCGGCACCACGGAGCCGAGCCGCCCGACCCGGCGCTTCGGGGTCGAGTGGACGAACCGCTACGCGGTGACGCCCTGGCTCGCGCTGGAGGGCGATCTGACGATCACCAACGCCCGGTTCTCCAGCTATGACCCGGTGGGCAACCGGGTCCCGGAGGCCCCCACCACCATCGCGTCGGCCGGCGTGACGTTCGGCGAGCCGCTCGGCTGGTTCGGATCGTTGCGATTGCGCTATTTCGGGCCCCGGCCGCTGATCGAGGACAATGCGATCCGCTCGCGGGCGACCGCGCTCGTCAACGGCCGGATCGGCTACGCCTTCGACAACGGCCTCAGCGTCTCGCTGGATGTGCTGAACCTGACCAACAGCAAGTCCGACCAGATCACCTACGCGTATGTCGCGCGGCTGCCCGGCGAGCCGGCCGAGGGGCTGATCGACCGGGTGTTCCACCCGGTGGAGCCCACGGCCGTGCGCCTGACCATCGCGGGCCGCTTCTGA
- a CDS encoding transglycosylase SLT domain-containing protein, with protein sequence MKRYVLATAAFICSAVPAAANVCEAEMGRASVQYGVPLGVLYAVGLTETGKRGSLQPYAMNIEGAAYFATGPKDVIAHFTEARRRGVRLIDLGCMQINHHYHGAKFGSIEAMIDPRANVDYATQFLRELKKREGSWTLAVARYHAGSHNNAAQKVYICRVMTNMVATGFGRWTPAAAQFCR encoded by the coding sequence ATGAAACGGTACGTCCTCGCGACGGCGGCGTTTATCTGTAGCGCAGTCCCGGCGGCGGCGAATGTCTGCGAGGCCGAGATGGGTCGCGCCTCCGTGCAGTACGGCGTTCCACTCGGCGTGCTCTACGCTGTCGGCCTGACGGAAACAGGCAAGCGCGGTTCGCTCCAGCCCTACGCCATGAATATCGAAGGAGCCGCCTACTTCGCGACCGGGCCGAAGGACGTGATCGCCCACTTCACCGAGGCCCGCCGCAGGGGCGTGCGCCTGATCGACCTCGGCTGCATGCAGATCAACCACCACTACCATGGCGCAAAGTTCGGATCGATCGAGGCCATGATCGATCCGCGCGCGAATGTCGATTACGCCACGCAATTCCTCCGCGAGCTGAAGAAGCGGGAGGGCAGCTGGACGTTGGCGGTGGCGCGCTACCATGCCGGCTCGCACAACAACGCCGCCCAGAAGGTCTACATCTGCCGGGTGATGACCAACATGGTTGCCACGGGTTTCGGCCGGTGGACCCCAGCCGCCGCGCAGTTCTGCCGGTAA
- a CDS encoding flagellar hook-length control protein FliK — protein sequence MADKPQPGLVGLPVQHVEAAANVVPRLQTKPATRATDGAARTAATGLDKDDIAAREDSPALFGIAKTILEATERRMQDNNPAPGAQDRSGTGPCLPAASLPTIAAAIKDEIDRAGSIGSETRVAGDPAVKATPDGPLRTLRIQLRPEELGTVTVELRLANGQLETHLRASRPETAALLHRDSAMLTDLLKQAHYQPSVTVSQSRPADGGTWAGGAPSQGQASFADGGARPGQGGDRQRQAEQPLPADRREGERTDETVRPRDGGVYL from the coding sequence GTGGCCGACAAGCCGCAGCCGGGTCTGGTTGGCTTGCCAGTCCAACACGTCGAAGCGGCGGCGAACGTCGTGCCCCGTCTCCAAACCAAGCCGGCGACCCGCGCCACCGATGGGGCGGCTCGTACCGCTGCCACGGGGCTCGACAAGGACGACATCGCAGCTCGCGAGGACAGCCCGGCGCTCTTCGGGATCGCCAAGACGATCCTTGAAGCCACCGAGCGGCGCATGCAGGACAACAATCCCGCTCCGGGGGCGCAGGACCGATCTGGAACCGGCCCGTGCCTGCCCGCCGCGTCGCTGCCGACGATCGCGGCGGCGATCAAGGACGAGATCGACCGTGCGGGCTCGATCGGGTCGGAGACACGCGTCGCCGGCGACCCCGCCGTCAAGGCGACACCGGACGGGCCGCTGCGGACGCTCAGGATCCAGCTCAGGCCGGAGGAACTCGGGACCGTCACGGTGGAGCTGCGGCTCGCGAACGGTCAGCTCGAGACGCATCTGCGTGCCTCGCGGCCCGAGACGGCGGCGCTGCTGCACCGGGACTCGGCCATGCTGACCGACCTGCTCAAGCAGGCTCATTATCAACCGTCGGTCACCGTCAGTCAGAGCCGCCCGGCCGATGGGGGGACCTGGGCCGGAGGCGCGCCGTCACAGGGCCAAGCCTCCTTCGCCGACGGCGGTGCCCGACCCGGCCAAGGAGGGGATAGGCAGCGGCAGGCGGAGCAGCCCCTGCCCGCCGACAGACGGGAAGGAGAGCGGACGGATGAAACGGTACGTCCTCGCGACGGCGGCGTTTATCTGTAG
- a CDS encoding chemotaxis protein, with amino-acid sequence MRVTRIGRGLPAVLGLLATLIANPVAAEPAPASVAAARPGEPAPSRPVPAAPPVPEPSARKSSPVEWVRTLQLLQDRVAAGSLAAHESQPVLIARINADLLNAPPEVWADRHNLRSAITFALSGGGPAILRNLTARDGIGEPESTLARGALAYIEGREAEANRLLRDVATADLPPTLAAAVGLTQASLTVTENPIRAITLLDDVRLLLPGTLAEEGALRREIFALGQLGNLKKFEALAIQYLRRFPHSIYAGNFRQRLAYQLTQFDVGRDEERFAVLNRILSELGPESRRILYLLIARTAIQEGKTASALLAADKALALCAPGSPGAMQGRLYRAAAEIVDLTTFQSGLQALRTLDRSKLTASDIGLLDTALSMAEEIGRGLTGRPGLPEADIATTKPAQAVSNSAGEPASLIPKAQATIDRIDLLLSKASP; translated from the coding sequence ACATTGATCGCTAATCCGGTCGCCGCGGAACCGGCCCCCGCGTCGGTTGCGGCTGCGCGGCCGGGAGAGCCCGCGCCGTCACGCCCCGTGCCGGCCGCGCCCCCTGTTCCCGAGCCGTCGGCGCGGAAGAGTTCTCCCGTGGAGTGGGTGCGGACGCTGCAATTGCTGCAGGATCGCGTGGCGGCCGGATCGCTGGCCGCTCACGAGAGCCAGCCCGTGCTGATCGCCCGGATCAACGCGGATCTCCTGAACGCGCCGCCCGAGGTCTGGGCCGACCGGCACAATCTCCGGTCCGCGATCACGTTCGCTCTCAGCGGCGGCGGCCCGGCCATCCTGCGGAACCTCACCGCTCGGGACGGAATCGGCGAGCCCGAATCGACGCTCGCGCGCGGCGCGCTCGCCTATATCGAGGGCCGGGAGGCCGAAGCGAATCGCCTGCTCAGGGATGTCGCCACGGCGGATCTGCCGCCGACGCTGGCGGCGGCGGTCGGGCTCACACAGGCGTCGCTCACGGTGACCGAGAACCCGATCCGGGCCATCACCCTGCTCGACGATGTCCGCTTGCTGCTGCCGGGGACCCTGGCGGAGGAAGGCGCCCTGCGCCGCGAGATCTTCGCCCTCGGGCAGCTCGGCAACCTGAAGAAGTTCGAGGCGTTGGCGATCCAATACCTGCGACGCTTCCCGCACTCGATCTATGCGGGCAATTTTCGGCAACGTCTCGCCTATCAATTGACCCAGTTCGATGTCGGACGGGATGAGGAGCGCTTCGCGGTCCTCAACAGGATCTTGAGCGAGCTCGGTCCGGAAAGCCGGCGGATCCTCTACCTGCTGATTGCCCGGACGGCGATCCAAGAGGGTAAGACGGCTTCGGCTCTACTGGCTGCCGACAAGGCCCTGGCGCTCTGCGCGCCCGGAAGCCCGGGGGCGATGCAGGGCCGGCTCTATCGGGCCGCCGCCGAGATCGTGGATCTCACGACGTTTCAATCCGGGCTCCAGGCGCTGAGGACCCTCGACAGGTCCAAGCTGACGGCCAGCGACATCGGGCTCCTCGATACGGCCCTGTCGATGGCCGAGGAGATCGGACGCGGGCTGACCGGCCGGCCCGGTCTGCCGGAGGCCGACATCGCCACCACGAAGCCGGCGCAGGCCGTCTCGAACTCTGCTGGCGAGCCCGCGAGCCTGATCCCGAAAGCGCAAGCCACGATCGACCGGATCGATCTGCTCCTCAGTAAGGCAAGCCCGTGA
- a CDS encoding cell wall hydrolase, whose protein sequence is MQGSERTKIAPVLGVIAMTCALGACNTGTPVLTTGSIPGHKPPMVVSDAERDCLGRAMYFESNRSDGDGLIAVGTVVMNRLENAIFPGGICAVVGQPGQFAPGVLTKPMQDKDLQKVADAADAVLAGERHPKVGKAMYFHTAGRHFPYNNMHYVAVAGGNAFYEKRNPRSAQHGTAQLPASVSTYAAASGAPAP, encoded by the coding sequence ATGCAGGGTAGCGAGAGGACGAAGATTGCTCCTGTCCTGGGTGTCATCGCGATGACCTGCGCCCTGGGTGCCTGCAATACTGGCACGCCGGTGCTCACGACAGGGTCGATTCCGGGCCACAAGCCGCCGATGGTCGTCAGCGATGCCGAGCGCGATTGTCTCGGCCGGGCCATGTATTTCGAGTCGAACCGCAGCGACGGGGATGGGCTGATCGCCGTCGGCACCGTCGTCATGAACCGGCTGGAGAACGCGATCTTCCCGGGCGGCATCTGCGCCGTGGTCGGCCAGCCGGGACAGTTCGCCCCGGGTGTCCTGACCAAGCCGATGCAGGACAAGGACCTCCAGAAGGTCGCCGATGCGGCCGACGCCGTCCTGGCTGGCGAGCGGCACCCGAAGGTCGGGAAGGCGATGTACTTCCACACCGCGGGCCGGCACTTTCCCTACAACAACATGCATTACGTGGCTGTCGCTGGCGGCAACGCCTTCTACGAGAAGCGCAACCCGCGTTCGGCCCAGCACGGGACGGCGCAGTTGCCGGCCTCCGTCTCGACCTATGCGGCCGCGTCGGGAGCGCCCGCACCGTAG